Proteins from a genomic interval of Rhodococcus rhodochrous:
- a CDS encoding alpha/beta hydrolase — MSVAHAELLPLPAHRATTREFAGVSTQSRALSFSVRRTVRPFIEAWSYAPTLPWPASVIDRLAFPLVPVPGTHRRRVDLPTCPAELLWAPGAAPPAAQVGTDGTAVRANIDSTAVLYLHGGAFLCCGLTTHRHLVSRISAATGAPVLAVGYRMLPRHPIRSAVEDGLDGLRWLVAHGYPVERVVIAGDSAGGFLTFAVAHEAVRLGIGRPAGTVALSPLTDLDPRGKLDHPNSHRCAVFPRRAVGVLSTLVDRAERLGGEGAEPVASPVDLDLSEMPPALIQTGSEEMTYVDAELMARRLQLAGVSTELQVWEKQVHVFQAAAGIVPESGRALAEIGRFVRELR, encoded by the coding sequence GTGAGCGTCGCCCACGCCGAGTTGCTCCCTCTGCCCGCGCACCGCGCCACGACGCGCGAGTTCGCGGGGGTGAGCACTCAGTCCCGTGCCCTGTCCTTCTCCGTGCGTCGTACCGTGCGGCCGTTCATCGAGGCGTGGTCGTACGCGCCGACCCTCCCCTGGCCGGCGTCGGTGATCGACCGCCTCGCGTTCCCACTCGTGCCGGTACCCGGCACACACCGCCGGCGGGTCGATCTCCCGACGTGCCCGGCGGAACTGCTGTGGGCTCCGGGTGCCGCACCCCCGGCCGCACAGGTCGGTACGGACGGCACCGCCGTCCGGGCCAATATCGACAGCACCGCCGTCCTGTACCTGCACGGTGGCGCATTCCTGTGCTGCGGGCTCACCACGCACCGCCATCTGGTCTCCCGCATCTCCGCCGCAACCGGCGCGCCGGTTCTGGCGGTCGGTTACCGCATGCTGCCCCGCCATCCGATCCGGAGCGCGGTCGAGGACGGGCTCGACGGATTGCGCTGGCTCGTGGCACACGGCTACCCGGTCGAGCGTGTCGTGATCGCCGGGGACTCCGCGGGTGGCTTCCTCACCTTCGCCGTCGCCCACGAAGCCGTACGCCTCGGCATCGGCCGTCCGGCCGGCACCGTCGCCCTGTCACCCCTCACCGATCTCGACCCGCGGGGCAAGCTCGACCATCCCAATTCGCACCGGTGCGCCGTCTTCCCACGACGCGCCGTCGGCGTCCTGTCGACCCTCGTCGATCGCGCCGAGCGCCTCGGTGGCGAAGGCGCCGAGCCGGTCGCCTCCCCCGTCGATCTCGACCTGTCCGAGATGCCTCCCGCACTCATCCAGACCGGATCCGAGGAGATGACCTACGTCGACGCCGAGCTGATGGCCCGGCGGCTGCAACTCGCCGGCGTCTCCACCGAACTCCAGGTGTGGGAGAAACAGGTGCACGTCTTCCAGGCCGCGGCGGGGATCGTCCCGGAGAGCGGCCGCGCGCTCGCCGAAATCGGCCGCTTCGTGCGTGAACTGCGGTGA
- the malQ gene encoding 4-alpha-glucanotransferase — translation MTSSAKLRELAGKHGITTTYTGWGGRDHDVSDETLRRVLAALDVPAGTDDEVVASIADFDDRPWRCMLPPALVVVEGDDRTFPVHVPHGDPVSVWVVAEDGAEVDVEQLDVWVDPRTVDGRLVGRATFAVPRLPLGWHVVHARSNDIETTAVLVVTPRRLSTADRLLEKKRWGLAAQIYSVRSRRSWGIGDFADLADLAAITAGYGGDFVLINPVHAAEPVPPHEPSPYLPSSRRFVDPLYLRIEDIPELAYLPAKHRKELDEHAQRAAKANRKARRLDRDATFRAKLDVLERVYRVPLGPARRARYEAFCAEGGQALDDFALWCALYEKFGDRADRWASRAPSPDDPKVARLRERLASRIDFHRWLQWLCDEQLANAQTASLAAGSDIGIVHDLAVGVGPHGADAWTLGDALASGVTVGAPADDFNRNGQNWNQPPWRPDRLAELGYIPFRDVVRSALRHAGGVRADHILGLFRTWWVPEGMSPADGAYVRSDHEALVGILALEAHRAGAVVVGEDLGVFEEWVQEYLAERGIAGTSILWFERDEDSPRGPETYRPLCLTSVTTHDLAPTAGYLAGDHIRLRSELGLLEGDLDAELTDAAAERDSVLALAVERGLLDEGETDVDRQVEALHRLIAASPSALLGVSLADATGERRSQNQPGTVDEYPNWRVPLADARGKVVLVEDLVDHDGFARLARAVSGDTSPVE, via the coding sequence GTGACGTCCTCGGCGAAGCTGCGCGAACTGGCCGGAAAGCACGGCATCACCACCACCTACACGGGATGGGGTGGACGCGACCACGATGTCTCCGACGAGACGTTGCGGCGCGTACTCGCCGCGCTCGACGTCCCGGCCGGGACGGACGACGAGGTCGTGGCATCGATCGCCGACTTCGACGACCGCCCGTGGCGCTGCATGCTCCCGCCCGCGCTCGTGGTCGTCGAGGGCGACGACCGGACGTTCCCGGTGCACGTGCCGCACGGCGACCCGGTGTCGGTGTGGGTCGTTGCCGAGGACGGGGCGGAGGTCGACGTCGAGCAGCTCGACGTGTGGGTGGACCCGCGGACCGTCGACGGCCGGCTCGTGGGCCGCGCGACCTTCGCCGTTCCTCGACTGCCCCTCGGCTGGCATGTCGTGCACGCCCGCAGCAACGACATCGAGACCACCGCGGTCCTGGTCGTGACCCCGCGCCGGTTGTCCACCGCCGACCGGCTGCTCGAGAAGAAGCGCTGGGGTCTTGCGGCCCAGATCTATTCGGTGCGCAGCCGCCGGTCGTGGGGCATCGGTGATTTCGCCGACCTGGCCGATCTGGCGGCGATCACGGCCGGTTACGGCGGCGACTTCGTCCTGATCAACCCCGTGCACGCGGCCGAGCCCGTGCCGCCGCACGAACCGTCGCCCTACCTGCCGTCGTCGCGGCGTTTCGTCGACCCGCTGTACCTGCGTATCGAGGACATCCCGGAGTTGGCCTACCTCCCCGCGAAACACCGCAAGGAACTCGACGAGCACGCGCAGCGCGCGGCGAAGGCGAACCGGAAGGCACGGCGTCTCGACCGGGATGCGACCTTCCGCGCGAAACTCGACGTCCTCGAGCGCGTGTACCGGGTGCCACTCGGCCCCGCTCGACGCGCACGGTACGAGGCGTTCTGCGCCGAGGGTGGGCAGGCGCTCGACGACTTCGCGCTGTGGTGCGCGCTGTACGAGAAGTTCGGCGACCGCGCCGACCGGTGGGCGTCGCGCGCCCCGAGCCCCGACGACCCGAAGGTCGCCCGGTTGCGCGAGCGACTGGCCTCGCGGATCGACTTCCACCGGTGGCTGCAGTGGTTGTGCGACGAGCAGCTCGCGAACGCCCAAACCGCTTCGCTCGCAGCCGGTTCCGATATCGGCATCGTGCACGACCTCGCGGTGGGTGTCGGCCCGCACGGCGCCGACGCCTGGACACTGGGCGACGCGCTGGCGTCGGGCGTCACGGTGGGCGCCCCCGCCGACGACTTCAACCGCAACGGTCAGAACTGGAATCAGCCGCCGTGGCGGCCGGATCGTCTTGCGGAGCTGGGATACATCCCCTTCCGCGATGTGGTGCGCTCGGCGTTGCGGCACGCGGGCGGTGTCCGGGCCGATCACATCCTGGGACTGTTCCGCACCTGGTGGGTGCCGGAGGGGATGTCGCCTGCCGACGGCGCGTACGTCCGCAGCGACCACGAGGCACTCGTCGGCATCCTGGCGCTCGAGGCGCATCGCGCCGGCGCCGTGGTCGTGGGTGAGGACCTCGGGGTCTTCGAGGAGTGGGTGCAGGAGTATCTTGCCGAGCGCGGCATCGCCGGGACGTCGATCCTGTGGTTCGAACGCGACGAGGACTCCCCGCGCGGGCCGGAGACCTACCGCCCCCTGTGCCTGACCTCGGTGACCACACACGACCTCGCGCCCACGGCGGGATATCTGGCGGGCGACCACATCCGGCTGCGGTCGGAGCTCGGTCTGCTCGAGGGCGACCTCGACGCCGAACTGACCGATGCGGCCGCCGAACGCGACTCCGTTCTGGCGCTCGCGGTCGAACGGGGTCTGCTCGACGAAGGCGAGACCGACGTCGATCGCCAGGTCGAGGCACTGCACCGGCTGATCGCGGCGAGTCCGTCTGCGCTGCTGGGTGTTTCGTTGGCGGATGCGACCGGTGAGCGACGCAGCCAGAACCAGCCGGGCACCGTCGACGAGTATCCGAACTGGCGGGTTCCGCTCGCCGATGCCCGCGGCAAGGTCGTGCTCGTCGAGGATCTCGTCGACCACGACGGATTCGCGAGACTGGCCCGTGCGGTCTCCGGAGACACCTCACCGGTGGAGTGA
- a CDS encoding O-acetyl-ADP-ribose deacetylase, whose product MTALDIAHGDITTIAVDAIVNAANSSLLGGGGVDGAIHRAGGPEILAACRELRATSLPDGLEPGRAVATPAGRLPARWVIHTVGPVWSAHEDRSGILRSAYRNSLLVAQDLGARTVSSPLVSAGVYGWPLDDAALQAVTTIRETQTDVETVVLVGFDNAAVDALRRAVSRAGSAQE is encoded by the coding sequence GTGACCGCTCTCGACATCGCGCACGGCGACATCACCACCATCGCGGTGGATGCGATCGTCAACGCCGCGAACTCCTCCCTGCTCGGGGGCGGAGGAGTGGACGGTGCGATCCACCGGGCGGGCGGCCCGGAGATCCTCGCGGCCTGCCGCGAACTCCGCGCGACCTCGCTACCCGACGGACTCGAACCGGGCCGTGCGGTGGCGACTCCCGCGGGGCGTCTCCCGGCGCGATGGGTGATCCACACCGTGGGCCCGGTGTGGTCGGCGCACGAGGACCGATCCGGGATCCTGCGTTCGGCGTACCGCAACAGTCTGCTCGTCGCGCAGGACCTCGGCGCCCGCACGGTGTCGTCCCCGCTCGTCTCGGCCGGCGTCTACGGCTGGCCGCTCGACGACGCCGCCCTGCAGGCCGTCACCACCATCCGGGAGACGCAGACGGATGTGGAGACCGTCGTACTCGTCGGCTTCGACAACGCCGCTGTCGACGCGCTCCGTCGCGCCGTGTCCCGAGCGGGATCAGCTCAGGAGTAA
- a CDS encoding T3SS (YopN, CesT) and YbjN peptide-binding chaperone 1 — protein sequence MADAQTRFDQDVDAAWREFRTRLADHVAAMCDGDGLVLEPFTDEAGGPAGPCVQFYAWGDRLVRCEVPSNAHLAPDRHLTPVDEQMLLELGLQAPSRGPDDPEDGGSPAFWIDRPGSWADQLAVIAVRALRSVWGVPHPLFLRAETFGTERSVTELTSFLVPETPQAGRTQAPQVPLAVVPTGDDHVRELIESTLHERIDDLPAWDEDGDLVLRIAGVLVFVGVGPGGGTVDLFAPIVHSITGRTRAAEICVDLNRRWPHLKFVLVDDRLAIVDRVPAAPFAPAHLLGSLETITQFLDTVDSSFATHIGGSLLRDQGFDGATGGATDPPWGDVSQLPDAEDDLPVALLAVRDFHLDGATDVAASTVAAIGDRNPEQLRRFLTISTELQVWWDGESQTREAALNTDGAREARARALEWEATSRSLAEALQFLEQGEGTDSAGSRASRSSAGREASPEQPALFDNPDEPTLFDGFGDYS from the coding sequence ATGGCCGACGCGCAGACCCGGTTCGACCAGGACGTCGACGCGGCCTGGCGCGAGTTCCGCACGCGCCTGGCCGACCATGTCGCGGCCATGTGCGACGGCGACGGCCTGGTCCTCGAACCCTTCACCGACGAGGCCGGTGGCCCTGCCGGGCCGTGCGTGCAGTTCTACGCGTGGGGAGACCGGCTCGTCCGCTGCGAGGTCCCGTCCAACGCACACCTCGCCCCCGACCGGCACCTCACCCCGGTCGACGAGCAGATGCTCCTCGAACTCGGGCTGCAGGCGCCCTCCCGCGGACCGGACGATCCGGAGGACGGCGGATCCCCGGCGTTCTGGATCGATCGTCCTGGCAGCTGGGCCGATCAGCTCGCCGTCATCGCCGTGCGTGCACTTCGTTCGGTGTGGGGTGTTCCCCACCCCCTCTTCCTGCGGGCCGAGACGTTCGGAACGGAGCGCTCGGTCACCGAGCTCACCTCGTTCCTCGTGCCCGAGACGCCGCAGGCCGGTCGCACGCAGGCCCCGCAGGTGCCGCTCGCGGTCGTCCCCACCGGCGACGACCATGTGCGCGAACTGATCGAATCCACCCTGCACGAGCGGATCGACGATCTGCCCGCCTGGGACGAGGACGGCGATCTCGTCCTGCGGATCGCCGGAGTGCTGGTGTTCGTCGGTGTCGGCCCCGGAGGCGGCACCGTCGACCTGTTCGCACCGATCGTCCATTCCATCACCGGACGCACGCGGGCCGCCGAGATCTGCGTCGACCTCAACCGCCGGTGGCCGCACCTGAAGTTCGTGCTGGTCGACGACCGCCTCGCGATCGTCGACCGTGTTCCGGCCGCGCCGTTCGCCCCGGCGCACCTGCTCGGATCGCTCGAGACCATCACTCAGTTCCTCGACACCGTCGACAGTTCGTTCGCCACCCACATCGGTGGCTCGCTGCTGCGCGATCAGGGATTCGACGGGGCGACGGGCGGTGCGACCGATCCGCCCTGGGGCGACGTCTCGCAGTTACCCGACGCCGAGGACGATCTGCCGGTGGCCCTGCTCGCGGTGCGCGACTTCCATCTCGACGGCGCGACCGATGTCGCCGCGAGCACCGTCGCGGCGATCGGCGATCGCAATCCCGAACAGTTGCGGCGGTTCCTCACCATCAGCACCGAACTGCAGGTGTGGTGGGACGGCGAGTCGCAGACCCGCGAGGCAGCGCTCAACACCGACGGTGCTCGGGAGGCACGGGCTCGGGCACTCGAATGGGAGGCGACGAGCCGCTCGCTCGCGGAGGCCCTGCAGTTCCTCGAACAGGGCGAGGGCACCGACTCGGCCGGATCGCGCGCATCGAGATCGAGCGCCGGCCGTGAGGCGTCGCCCGAGCAGCCCGCACTGTTCGACAACCCCGACGAACCGACCCTCTTCGACGGCTTCGGTGATTACTCCTGA